The following proteins are encoded in a genomic region of Diadema setosum chromosome 18, eeDiaSeto1, whole genome shotgun sequence:
- the LOC140241715 gene encoding uncharacterized protein, which produces MAPGKKRKIDGNKHTLVERYENDARRAVEKYQTLRDLDIFVLDNSIRESTVGQLRGHTLENKWKIYNEVKKCGFKNTIVASFSHMTRVDDVFIMQLKEKGEDPEGLWAFSEITESIKGKVPDFKNVPVGIRKLKPAGLYSVIFEVDLGDTVYDFTKFSIDDMCQLLSKWNDWCFDNLSPKAKVMFSFRDLPDVMPEDSDRVFKVTNFLARLPPNRRPFGMMFEEPRGKSVPEECGMWARYIRMVMDANDWKGHLLAHVHEKFGLCDMTALQVLMDGADGIWASVCAEGASMGNAPSCVTLLNLIRLGNKKVLKKFNCTYLRQAAINVTRITTGMDPHIKQPVFGARAVDFVFDLKPEEFDFAKFFGEKAPVRITTMASKEMIQKRLVDLFGKDPQFTLDLTYKMKELILKDLRSGRKEEYMSMVGLALLLDRAGGKLNAQMRDAIDNFKLKAPHAQSLLAEIRKTWDEWDLKEEKKGDNMLEFDSFYNGFMAPYFSCYRCLDTKKALSAIDMDNDGAVDWNEFETYLKWALHQYPNIKDADELLDVAFRKGIIPAMQDEYRKCLEASAD; this is translated from the exons ATGGCTCCCGGAAAGAAGCGAAAGATTGATGGCAACAAGCACACGCTTGTTGAGCGCTACGAGAACGATGCTCGAAGAGCGGTGGAGAAGTACCAGACTCTCCGTGACCTGGACATCTTCGTACTGGATAATTCGATCCGTGAGAGCACTGTAGGGCAACTGAGGGGCCACACCCTGGAAAACAAGTGGAAGATTTACAACGAGGTAAAGAAGTGCGGCTTCAAGAACACCATCGTGGCCTCCTTCTCCCACATGACCCGCGTGGATGATGTCTTCATCATGCAGCTGAAGGAAAAAGGGGAGGATCCAGAGGGTCTCTGGGCTTTCTCAGAAATCACAGAAA GTATCAAGGGCAAGGTACCCGACTTCAAGAATGTACCGGTAGGTATCAGGAAGCTGAAACCAGCAGGCCTCTACAGCGTAATTTTTGAAGTCGATCTTGGTGATACGGTGTACGACTTCACCAAGTTTTCCATAGATGACATGTGTCAGCTGCTCAGCAAATGGAACGACTGGTGTTTCGACAATCTCAGCCCGAAGGCAAAGGTGATGTTCAGCTTCCGCGACTTACCCGACGTCATGCCCGAAGACAGCGACCGAGTGTTCAAGGTCACTAATTTCCTGGCCAGGCTTCCGCCAAATCGACGTCCCTTTGGTATGATGTTTGAGGAGCCAAGGGGAAAGTCCGTCCCGGAGGAGTGCGGCATGTGGGCCAGGTACATCCGGATGGTCATGGACGCCAATGACTGGAAAGGTCACTTGCTCGCTCACGTCCACGAGAAGTTTGGCCTCTGTGATATGACAGCACTACAG GTTCTTATGGATGGCGCTGATGGCATCTGGGCCAGTGTCTGTGCTGAGGGTGCCTCCATGGGTAACGCCCCGTCCTGCGTAACTCTTCTGAACCTCATCCGCCTCGGCAACAAAAAGGTATTGAAGAAATTCAACTGTACCTACCTACGACAGGCTGCCATTAATGTGACCAGGATCACCACGGGAATGGATCCCCACATCAAACAACCAGTCTTTGGTGCTAGAGCTGTAGACTTCGTCTTCGATCTCAAGCCCGAGGAGTTCGACTTCGCAAAGTTTTTCGGTGAAAAGGCTCCCGTTCGCATCACTACCATGGCCAGCAAGGAGATGATCCAAAAGCGACTTGTCGATCTCTTTGGAAAGGATCCACAGTTCACCTTGGATCTGACATACAAGATGAAGGAGCTCATCCTTAAAGATCTTCGGAGTGGCAG GAAGGAGGAATACATGAGCATGGTGGGGCTGGCCTTGCTACTCGATCGAGCCGGCGGGAAGTTGAACGCCCAAATGCGAGATGCCATTGATAACTTCAAGCTGAAGGCACCACATGCCCAGTCCTTGCTGGCAGAAATTCGCAAGACGTGGGACGAGTGGGACttgaaggaagagaaaaagggGGACAACATGCTCGAGTTCGACTCCTTCTACAACGGCTTTATGGCGCCCTACTTCTCGTGCTACCGCTGCCTGGACACCAAGAAAGCGCTTTCGGCCATCGATATGGACAACGATGGCGCCGTGGATTGGAACGAGTTCGAGACTTACCTGAAGTGGGCGCTTCATCAATATCCAAACATCAAGGATGCAGACGAGCTCCTGGATGTTGCCTTCCGGAAGGGAATCATCCCAGCGATGCAGGATGAGTACAGAAAGTGCCTTGAGGCTTCCGCAGATTAA